Within the Pseudomonas putida genome, the region CAGGCCGGTGGCTGCGCAGGCCACGGCGATCGACTGCGGCGAGATCATCTTGCCGGTCACGCCGCCGCTGGTGTTGGCCGCTACCAGCAGGGTGTCGTTGACGCCGATCTGGTGGGCGGTGGTGGCCTGCAGCGAACCGAACAGGGCGTTGGACGAGGTGTCCGAGCCGGTGAGGAACACACCCAGCCAGCCCAGGAACGGCGAGAAGAATGGGAACGCAGCGCCAGTGCCGGCCAGGACCAGGGCCATGGTCGAAGACATGCCCGAATAGTTGGTGACGAAGGCGAAGGCCAGGACCATGCCGATGGAAAGGATCGGCCAGCGCAGTTCCCAGAAGGTCTCTTTGAAAGTGGTAAGACCAGTTTTGAAGTTGATCTTCAGCACGGCCATGGAGATCAGTGCCGACAGGAAGATCGCTGTGCCGGTGGCGGAGATCGGGTCGAGCTTGAACACCGCTGGCATGGCGGTCGGCGCGGCGACGATCGGCGCGGTCTTGATCACCAGTTGGTCGAGGTGCGGGATGGCGAAGTTGAACACGAAGTTGTACATCGCTCCGCCTGGGGCGAATGCTGCCTTGAACGGTTTCAGGGTCCAGAGGGTGACCAGTACGGTGAGGATCAGGAATGGCGACCAGGCCTTGAAAATTTCACCGAAACTATAAGGGCTTGGCTGGCTGCCGCCGCTGCTGACCACGGCGGCGCCGACGCTGCCTTTGGCTTCGGCGAACGAGCGCTTGGGTTGCCAGACTTTAAGGAACAGGGTCAGGGCGACCAGGCTGGCCAGGGCCGAGGTGATGTCTGGCAGTTCGGGGCCGATGAAGTTGGAGGTGAAGTACTGGGTGACGGCGAAGCTCAGGCCGGCCACCAGGGCTGCGGGCCAGGTTTCTTTGACGCCGCGCAGGCCGTCCATCATGAACACCAGCCAGAACGGCACGAACAACGACAGCAGCGGCAGCTGGCGGCCGGTCATGGCGCCGATGTGGAAGGCGTCGATGCCCGTCACCTGGCCGGCGACGATGATCGGGATGCCCAGGGCGCCGAACGCCACTGGGGCGGTGTTGGCGATCAGGCACAGGCCGGCTGCGTACAGCGGGTTGAAGCCCAGGCCCACCAGCAGGGCGGCAGTGATTGCCACGGGGGCGCCGAAGCCGGCCGCGCCTTCGAGGAAGGCCCCGAAGCAGAAGCCGATCAGCAGCACCTGTAGGCGCTGGTCGTCAGTGATCGACAGTACCGAGCTGCGGATGACCTCGAACTGGCCGCTCTTGACGGTGAGCTTGTACAGGAACACCGCGGCAACGATGATCCAGGCGATTGGCCAGAGGCCGTAGAGGAAGCCATAGCCTGCGGCAGCGAGGGCCATGTCGACCGGCATCTGGAAGGCGAAGATCGCTACCAGCATCGCTAATCCCAGGGTGATGCTGCCGGCGACGTGGCCTTTGAGGCGGAACACGGCGAGGGCCAGGAAGAAGAACACGATGGGTATGACCGCCGCCAATGCGGACAGGCCAAGGCTACCGAGCGGGGAATAGAGTTGTTGCCAGGTTTGCATATGGGGTGGCCCCTAATTGTTGTTGGTCAGGCACTGGCATTGGATAATTGGTAAGACCAATTTACAATGGCTGGACGCTAGGTTAAAAGCGCTGTGATGGGTGTGTCAATTTGTCCTGTGCAAAACTTTGGTCGTGTGCCGATGAGCGGGTGGCTGATGGGGTTTGAAAAACGTCGCCTGATGGGTGTCGGCGTGGCGTGGATCGGCGAGAATAGACGCCCCCTGAAATTTGCCGGGGGTTTGTGGAGAGCATGTGATGGTTTTTGATCAGGTCCGCCAGCGGCGCCTGTCCGACGACATCGTCGACCGGTTGGAAGGGATGATTCTCGAAGGCACGCTGACCTCTGGCCAGCGGCTGCCGGCCGAGCGCGCCCTGGCCGAGCAGTTCGGTGTGTCGCGCCCCTCACTGCGCGAGGCGATCCAGAAGCTGGTGGCCAAGGGGTTGTTGGTCAGCCGGCAGGGTGGTGGTAACTATGTGGCCGAATCGCTCGGCTCAACCTTCAGCGACCCGTTGCTGCAACTGCTGGAGCACAGCGCCGAGGCGCAGCGCGATTTGCTGGAGTTCCGTCACACCCTGGAGGCGTCATGCGCCTATTACGCTGCCCAGCGCGCCACCGAGCCTGATCGCGCCCGGCTCAAGG harbors:
- a CDS encoding lactate permease LctP family transporter; this encodes MQTWQQLYSPLGSLGLSALAAVIPIVFFFLALAVFRLKGHVAGSITLGLAMLVAIFAFQMPVDMALAAAGYGFLYGLWPIAWIIVAAVFLYKLTVKSGQFEVIRSSVLSITDDQRLQVLLIGFCFGAFLEGAAGFGAPVAITAALLVGLGFNPLYAAGLCLIANTAPVAFGALGIPIIVAGQVTGIDAFHIGAMTGRQLPLLSLFVPFWLVFMMDGLRGVKETWPAALVAGLSFAVTQYFTSNFIGPELPDITSALASLVALTLFLKVWQPKRSFAEAKGSVGAAVVSSGGSQPSPYSFGEIFKAWSPFLILTVLVTLWTLKPFKAAFAPGGAMYNFVFNFAIPHLDQLVIKTAPIVAAPTAMPAVFKLDPISATGTAIFLSALISMAVLKINFKTGLTTFKETFWELRWPILSIGMVLAFAFVTNYSGMSSTMALVLAGTGAAFPFFSPFLGWLGVFLTGSDTSSNALFGSLQATTAHQIGVNDTLLVAANTSGGVTGKMISPQSIAVACAATGLVGKESDLFRFTVKHSLFFATIVGLITLVQAYWLTGMLVHH
- a CDS encoding FCD domain-containing protein, whose protein sequence is MVFDQVRQRRLSDDIVDRLEGMILEGTLTSGQRLPAERALAEQFGVSRPSLREAIQKLVAKGLLVSRQGGGNYVAESLGSTFSDPLLQLLEHSAEAQRDLLEFRHTLEASCAYYAAQRATEPDRARLKAAFDTLQDCYARADQVTRAEEGAADARFHLAIAEASHNAVLLHTIRGLFDLLKRNVVTNIGGMYQQRTETRDMLISQHRELYQAIVEGRADDAREVSSRHILYVQEVLEEAQNEAQRVARAERRSGR